In one Neobacillus sp. WH10 genomic region, the following are encoded:
- a CDS encoding DUF4129 domain-containing protein produces MLDANKARDDLEDILNTQEYRVYYNDSKGFIQIWWEKAKEWIAEQLEKLFPAIKSASSASGPILIVIIVMVIILLALSAYFLIRNTRRNLILRKQKPLQSMKELNWTFERHLEEAMKHEALEEYSFSTRHLFLSLLLYYHEKGWLEARIWKTNWDYYDELRKNDPLKADQFYRLAHFFEDVTYGERTVSNEEYVQFKHEAMKWLGERGEEGIS; encoded by the coding sequence ATGTTAGATGCAAACAAGGCACGAGATGACCTTGAAGATATTTTAAATACACAAGAGTATAGAGTTTATTACAATGATTCTAAAGGGTTTATCCAAATCTGGTGGGAAAAAGCAAAAGAATGGATCGCAGAACAGCTGGAAAAGTTGTTCCCTGCCATTAAATCAGCCAGCAGTGCTTCAGGACCAATTTTAATAGTAATTATTGTGATGGTTATTATTCTTTTAGCATTATCAGCATACTTTCTGATTCGGAATACGAGACGGAATTTGATTTTACGGAAGCAAAAACCTCTGCAATCGATGAAGGAATTAAATTGGACGTTCGAGCGGCATCTTGAAGAGGCCATGAAACATGAAGCATTAGAAGAATATTCTTTTTCAACCCGCCACCTGTTTTTATCCTTACTCCTTTATTATCACGAAAAAGGATGGCTTGAGGCAAGAATTTGGAAAACGAATTGGGACTACTACGATGAACTTCGGAAAAACGATCCACTAAAAGCCGATCAATTTTACCGCCTTGCCCACTTTTTTGAAGATGTGACTTATGGCGAACGAACGGTGAGTAATGAGGAATATGTTCAATTCAAACATGAAGCAATGAAATGGCTCGGTGAAAGGGGGGAGGAAGGTATTTCATGA